The following coding sequences lie in one Canis lupus familiaris isolate Mischka breed German Shepherd chromosome 34, alternate assembly UU_Cfam_GSD_1.0, whole genome shotgun sequence genomic window:
- the GHSR gene encoding growth hormone secretagogue receptor type 1 — translation MRNATAREGPGSAGWDLLPLFPAPLLAGVTATCVALFAVGVAGNLLTVLVVRRFRELRTTTNLYLCSLACSDLLIFLCMPLDLVRLWQYRPWTFGDLLCKLFQFVSEGCTYATVLTITALSVERYFAICFPLRAKVLVTKGRVKLALLAIWAVAFCSAGPIFVLVGVEHENGTDPRDTRECRATEFAVRSGLLTAMVWVSSVFFFLPVFCLTVLYGLIGRKLWRRGRGDAAGGASLREQSHRQTVKMLAVVVFAFILCWLPFHVGRYLFSKSFEPGSLEIAQISQYCNLVSFVLFYLSAAINPILYNIMSKKYRVAVFKLLGFEPFSQRKLSTLKDESSRAWTESSINT, via the exons aTGCGGAACGCGACGGCCCGCGAGGGCCCGGGGTCGGCGGGCTGGGACCTGCTGCCGCTGTTCCCCGCGCCGCTGCTGGCGGGCGTGACGGCCACCTGCGTGGCGCTGTTCGCCGTGGGCGTCGCGGGCAACCTGCTGACGGTGCTGGTGGTGCGGCGCTTCCGCGAGCTGCGCACCACCACCAACCTGTACCTGTGCAGCCTGGCCTGCTCCGACCTGCTCATCTTCCTGTGCATGCCGCTCGACCTGGTGCGCCTGTGGCAGTACCGGCCCTGGACCTTCGGCGACCTGCTCTGCAAACTCTTCCAGTTCGTGAGCGAGGGCTGCACCTACGCCACGGTGCTCACCATCACGGCGCTGAGCGTCGAGCGCTACTTCGCCATCTGCTTCCCGCTGCGCGCCAAGGTGCTGGTGACCAAGGGCCGCGTGAAGCTGGCCCTGCTGGCCATCTGGGCCGTGGCCTTCTGCAGCGCCGGGCCCATCTTCGTGCTGGTGGGCGTGGAGCACGAGAACGGCACCGACCCCCGGGACACCCGCGAGTGCCGCGCCACCGAGTTCGCCGTGCGCTCGGGGCTGCTCACGGCCATGGTGTGGGTGTCCAGCGTCTTCTTCTTCCTGCCCGTCTTCTGCCTCACGGTGCTCTACGGCCTCATCGGCAGGAAGCTgtggcggcgggggcgcggcgacGCGGCGGGGGGCGCCTCGCTCCGCGAGCAGAGCCACCGGCAGACGGTGAAGATGCTCG CTGTCGTGGTGTTTGCTTTCATCCTCTGCTGGCTGCCCTTCCACGTGGGGCGATATTTATTTTCCAAGTCCTTCGAGCCCGGCTCCTTGGAGATTGCTCAGATCAGCCAATACTGCAACCTGGTATCCTTTGTCCTCTTCTACCTCAGTGCTGCCATCAATCCCATTCTGTACAACATCATGTCCAAGAAGTACCGGGTGGCGGTGTTCAAGcttctgggatttgaaccctTCTCCCAGAGGAAGCTCTCCACTCTGAAGGATGAAAGTTCTCGGGCCTGGACAGAGTCTAGTATTAATACATGA